GCAGCCAGGCGCCTTTTAAGAATAAGTTCGGGAACTTCTGGAATTGCTGCCAGTTTCCTAATTCCGGGACGAACAAAGAAGTAGAGAGCAACGAGTCCGGCGACAGGATAACCGGGAAGGCAGACAACAGGGACACTATTTATAATCCCAAGCGCTGCAGGTTTTCCTGGACTGGCTCCTATGCCGTGTACGAGTAATTCCCCGAGGGCTGCCAAAATCTCAGGGGCATGATCCCTTTTCCCTACCGAGGTTCCGCCCGAAAGAAGGATCATATCGGCGTCCAGGTTTGCTTCTACAGCCCTTTTTATACTATCCGGATTATCAGGCACGATCTCAGTACATCGAGGAATTCCACCCCATTTCTTCACATAAAGGGCCGACATCAACCCATTGGTTTCAATCATCTTGCCGAGTGGAGGAACATCCACACTCTTCTTACGGCTTACAAGCTCATCCCCTGTCGGAATGATTGCAACGACAGGCTTTTTGAAGACTTTCACTCTGTCAAATCCAAGCGATGCCAGTACGGCTACGTCACACGGACGAAGGAGATGCCCTTCTTCAAAAACCCTGTCTCCTTTTTTTATATCTTCCCCGATCTGTCCTACATTCCTATTCGGGTAGACCTGTGCCCTGATCTCAACAAGGTTTCCTGCAGTAGCAGTATCTTCAACCATGACGACAGCATCAGCTTCTTCAGGCACTGCTGCTCCGGTATGTACCCAGGTCGAGCCTCCTTCCTCTATTTGATCAGAGAGCTGCAGCAGAACAGGGTTTGCAGGAGAAGCCCCCAGAGTATTGACAGCCTTTACCGCGTACCCATCCATAGCAGCACGTCTGTAGTGAGGCACATCCCTCTCAGAAATTATGGCTTCTGCAAGCACCCTGCCTGCGCAGTCTTCGAGTGAAACTTCTTCTGTTTTTCTCAGAGTGGAAATATTTTCAAGGAAAAGTCTTAAAGCTTCATTAACCGGGGTTCGCTCTTTGAATATCCTGCCCATAGTCTCCCTTCCTGAAAAGAGAATTAGCCTCCAGAGACAGGAGGCAGGACTGCAAGCTCATCGCCATCTGAAAGAAGCGTATCAAGTCCGTCAAGATGCCTGACATTGTTTCCATTTATAAGGACATTAATTGAACCGCACATGACAGGAGTTTCGCGTTCCTCTTCGGATTGTTCAAAAATAAGAGATTCTAATTCGGGATATTTTTCAGTAAGGGATAAAAGGACATCAATAACTTTTTCTCCTGAGATCTGCAGTTCCGATGTGCCTGCCTTTTCACGCAAATTTGCAAATAACTTGATTTTTACCTCAGCCATGAGAGACTATTTTATCCTATTCCTTAAATATACCTATGCCTTATTAAGAAGCAGCTATGCTGGAAGGTTTGGGGAATAATGCAACAGGGTCAGGATTACAATATAGAGAACTCATCAGGGCTTTCTGAGAAAAAATATAAAGCATCAGGAATTCTGATCATTCTTTTTGCCCTGTTAATAAGACTGTTTGACCTGGGAGAACGAGTTTTTCATCATGATGAAAGCGTACATGCCAGTTTCACTCTTAAACTTCTGGATGCCGGGCAATACAGTTATAATCCGGCTTATCACGGTCCCTTTCTTTTCCACTCTACCGCTGCAGTCTTCTATTTTCTAGGAATCAGTGATACAACCGCACGCCTGATTCCTGTTTTCTTTGGAGTAGCGGCAATTCTGCTGGTCTTTTTGCTCAAGAAGGAACTTGGGAAAAGAGGTGTACTCTGGGCGGCTTTTTTGCTTGCTTTTTCTCCGAGTATGGTGTATTTTTCAAGATTTTTCAGGAACGACCTGATCATTGTTTTCTGTACCCTTGCTGCGGTTATAGGGGGGATTCGCTACCTTGAAAACCTCCACAGCCAGAAGAGATATCCTTATCTTATCCTTACAGCTTTTTCCCTTGCCCTTGCCGTATCCTCAAAAGAAAACGCCTATCTTGTCATTGTGATGTTCGGAGCCTACGCAGGGATTTATTCCTTATACAGGTTTTATTCCGACTGGGAAAGAGGGGGAATTAATCTTAAAAAGGTTTTTTCTCTCAATATCACTGCTATTTCTCCATTTCTTCCCGATATCCTGCTATCTGGCGTATTCTTTATTTTTACGGTAATGTTATTCTATACAAGCCTTTTCAGGGTCCATGAGACCCTTTTCTCAATTGTGGGGAGAGCTTTCTCCCACTGGATGGAGATGCACAAAATTGAACGCATAGGAGGTCCTTTTTACTTTTACATTCCTATTCTTTTCGTGTATGAAAGCCCTATTCTGATTTTTGGGACTGCAGGTATTGTCCATTTCCTGAAAAAGAAAGGTAAAAACTTCTCTTTTTTCCTGTTTGTCTCCTACTGGGCAATTGCAAGTTTGCTGCTCTATTCCTATCTCCAAGAAAAGGTTCCCTGGCTTGTTGTGCATATTGTCTTGCCCTTCGGAATTCTGGCAGGAGCTTATCTGGGTGACCTTTTTTCCAGGACTTCTGGCAGAGAACAGGTAAGTTCATCAGGAGCAGAAAACATTAGCTTCGGAGCAGACAAAACCCCTGCGTCCAGAATGAGATATTCCAGTACCTACAATCTCGTAGTGGGAATTCTAGCACTTACCCTGATAATGTCCCTGTTTCAGTGCATTTCTGTAAACTTTTACAGGAGTATGGAACATGACGAATTGATGACTTATTCACAAGCGCCTCAGGATATCAGGGAACTTATGGGGAAAATCGAAGGATTCAATAAAGGGCCTGAAAACCTAAGGATAGCTGTTGTAGATCCATATAATCTTTACTGGCCCCTGCCCTGGTACTTCAGGGACTATGAAAAAGCAGAGTATTATACAGCTCCTCCTGGGAACGAAAAATACGATGCAATAATCGTGCCTGCGGCGTACCGGATGTATGAGGAAATACCCGAAGAAAGGTATGCCTCATATAACTTCTCCCTGCGCCCAGGAAAGCAGCTTACCCTTTACTATGACAAAAACTTGAAAATAGTGAGCGATGATCTTTGAAAAGGGAATCCTCGTTAAATACCAGGGAAAGAGTAGTGAGTGCTTCCAGCTACTGTTTTTGATATTCAGTGTTAAGATTTTCGGGGAAGCTGCAGAACGAATCAGTGTCCCCTCAGTTATGGGGGAAATCCTGGCTGGAGCCTCACTTGGAGTGTTTTTCCATAATGTAGAGATTGACACAATTATTTTTTTGCTGAGCTGAGTCAACCTTCCTGCTATTCACTGCCGAATACAAAGATGTGAGCTTCAAAATTACCTGCATGTATGAAATGGGCTATCCATGCCAGGCAACGAAAAGTTGAGCAGCAGTGACAGGTCTCAGAGTTAAAAATAAATTAAAAACTTAAACTAAGTCTTGAAAATCTTAACTCAGTCAGACTTTGTTTTTTCATATTTATTCTCCTTATGACCTCTTCCGGAGAAGTACTTTACAAGTTCCATAGCGATAAACGTAGTAGAAGCAAGCGGCAGTATTACTTCCCAGTCAGAGAGAGAGAGTGGAACAGTCCCGAAAGCATTCTGGAAGAAAGGAACATAAATTACTATCAGTTGCAGGATTATTGTTGTCATGACTGCATAAACCAGGGGCTTGTTTGTAAAAAGCCCCAGGGAAAAGACCGAGTATCGATCAGAACGCCAGTTGAAGGCATTGAACATCTCTGAGAAGACCACAAGTGTAAAGATCAGAGTCTGGAGTTTTTCAATGGGGAAGCCTCTATCAAGAGCCCAGGTTAAAACGATGAGACCCTGAAGAGCAATCAACCCTCCTATTCCAAGCCCGGCTATGATTTCCCTGCGGGTGACAACCCCTTCCTTAAC
This region of Methanosarcina flavescens genomic DNA includes:
- a CDS encoding ubiquitin-like small modifier protein 1 codes for the protein MAEVKIKLFANLREKAGTSELQISGEKVIDVLLSLTEKYPELESLIFEQSEEERETPVMCGSINVLINGNNVRHLDGLDTLLSDGDELAVLPPVSGG
- a CDS encoding flippase activity-associated protein Agl23, with protein sequence MQQGQDYNIENSSGLSEKKYKASGILIILFALLIRLFDLGERVFHHDESVHASFTLKLLDAGQYSYNPAYHGPFLFHSTAAVFYFLGISDTTARLIPVFFGVAAILLVFLLKKELGKRGVLWAAFLLAFSPSMVYFSRFFRNDLIIVFCTLAAVIGGIRYLENLHSQKRYPYLILTAFSLALAVSSKENAYLVIVMFGAYAGIYSLYRFYSDWERGGINLKKVFSLNITAISPFLPDILLSGVFFIFTVMLFYTSLFRVHETLFSIVGRAFSHWMEMHKIERIGGPFYFYIPILFVYESPILIFGTAGIVHFLKKKGKNFSFFLFVSYWAIASLLLYSYLQEKVPWLVVHIVLPFGILAGAYLGDLFSRTSGREQVSSSGAENISFGADKTPASRMRYSSTYNLVVGILALTLIMSLFQCISVNFYRSMEHDELMTYSQAPQDIRELMGKIEGFNKGPENLRIAVVDPYNLYWPLPWYFRDYEKAEYYTAPPGNEKYDAIIVPAAYRMYEEIPEERYASYNFSLRPGKQLTLYYDKNLKIVSDDL
- a CDS encoding molybdopterin molybdotransferase MoeA is translated as MGRIFKERTPVNEALRLFLENISTLRKTEEVSLEDCAGRVLAEAIISERDVPHYRRAAMDGYAVKAVNTLGASPANPVLLQLSDQIEEGGSTWVHTGAAVPEEADAVVMVEDTATAGNLVEIRAQVYPNRNVGQIGEDIKKGDRVFEEGHLLRPCDVAVLASLGFDRVKVFKKPVVAIIPTGDELVSRKKSVDVPPLGKMIETNGLMSALYVKKWGGIPRCTEIVPDNPDSIKRAVEANLDADMILLSGGTSVGKRDHAPEILAALGELLVHGIGASPGKPAALGIINSVPVVCLPGYPVAGLVALYFFVRPGIRKLAAIPEVPELILKRRLAAKISSKIGYVNFIRVVFEGDKVRPLTGAGAGILSSVAKADGYVLVPEDIEGYDEGEEVDVFLIE